One Nicotiana tomentosiformis chromosome 1, ASM39032v3, whole genome shotgun sequence genomic window, cgggattagagttaatcctaggtttacaaaagtgttttgtaaatacAGCTTTTGGCtgagtgatttagtggagagtttggtaaaatcctactgggaagtaggtcgtgctttttttatcttttgagccaggtattttctacgtaaaatacttgtattttttaatttctgcatttattattctgcaacagtagtataagaaacacatagaagaaccggGTCCTTCCATAATCTGTACACAAgaaaaattagacaccacacaaatcaccccctcctcttgtgtggtattgaagttaaatcATCATTAGCAATTCATAACTTAAAGCAAAAAGATTTCAGTCACTCAATACCTGCACAAATTAAAGTCAAACTCAGCTCCTATAAATTAGTTATTGCTGCTGCTGCTGGATGACCTCTATATCTTGCTTAGCAAAATATTTGTCTCTCTAAAGGTTTGCGATCACTATATATCTTATCTGCCTGCCCTGAACGAGTCACCTAGATGACATGGTGGAAGAGGTGGCCACAATAATTTTTCCAAGAATTACTCATCTCAGCCTTAGAAATTTAAAGTCAAATATGCAGTATCTGTGTGACTAATCATCTTGCCTTTACTTGCTTTCAACGCTACAAATATACAGTTCCTGGATCCGGACTCCAGGAAACCTCTTCTTTCCGGTCAGAGTAATGGGCGGGCTTTACACATTCAAGCCTTCTTTTTCATTGGATCCTTGTACTCCCTCGGTACTCTATTCGTACAAGGCAAATCTATCTTGTTGGCGCCTTCGTCATCCTCCTCAATGAGTTCTTCAATAACTTCTTAGGAAAAACAAATCTTTGTACTAATTCTAGTTTTAATACCGTTTGTAGTGCTTGTCAATTACACAAATCATACTTTTTGAGTATCAATAAATTCATCTATTTTGCAATTGTTATACGTTAATGTTTAGGGTGTAGCGCACATTGTTTCGTCTCAATACCATCTATATCTTTTAGTATTTGTTGATGATTGTGTTGAAATTTATTACACACGCAGAGCCGTCGCAGTGGAAATTAAACAAGAAATGTACCACCAGCCATAGTTGTTCAAGTGATGGAAAATTAAACAAGAAATGTACCTTCCATCAAGGAAACTCTTGGGAGACAAGTTAATCAAATTAATTACCATAATATGTGGGCCATAAAAGTCTCATTAAAGAGACGTGATTCTTACATTCTCCCACTTGGCCGATATTCCTTTATGAGTGATAATTATAACAATATGGCCATATATTTTATCACTCAACTAAAAGTTTGGCAATAATCACTTTAACTAGAACATATCATTAAATGAATCATGGCGGTCATGCTCTTAAATAAACAATTCCTCCCATGTATTACAATGTACAATATGATCTAACAAAGTGTCAATAATTTTATGAATGAACTTAATATAAGTCATTCAAAGTCCAACTTTATTGATCCAATGATCACAAATAATACATGAAAAATCAAGTGTGCACTGTCATGTATATCAAAATAAACATAATGTCTATACAAACTGCTAGAGAGCAAAGCAAAACTAAATTGAGCTACTAAGTCCCATATGGGTTACATGATCCTTGAAAATATTAGCCGACAGACCTTTAGTCATAGGATCATCAATTATCAAAGTAGTACTGATATGCTCAAAACACACATCTTGCTTCTTGACATAATCTCTAACCATCAAATACTTTATGTCGATATGTTTGCTTCGGCTGCCACTTTTAATATTCTTAGAAAAGAAAACTGCAATTGAGTTGTCACAGAAGATTCTCAATGGCCTTGAAATGAAATCGATAATCCTAAGGCCGGAAATAAAGTTCTTCAACTATAATGCATGTGATGTAGCTTCATAGCATGCTATAAATTCAGCTTCCATAGTGGATGTCGCAACAATTATCCGCTTGACACTTTTCCAAGATACAACACCTCCACCAAGAAGAAAAATGTATCCTGAAGTAGATTTACCAGTGTCTTTGCATCCACCCAAATCAAAGTCTGAATATCCAATCACCTCCACTGAGTCAGAGTATTTGTATGTGAGCTTAAAATCCTTGGTTCCTTGCAAATATCTCAAAATCCTTTTACCAGCTTTCCAACGGTCTACACCAGGGTTACTTTGATATCTGCCAAGCATTCCTACCGCAAAGGCAATATCAGGTCTAGTGCAGACTTGTGCATACCTAAGGCTCCCAACAAGCGAAGTATATGGAATGTCTTTCATTTGCTCCCTTTTCAATGCATTTTGTGGACATTGATTCAATGAGAATTTGTCACCTTTAATTATGAGTGCTGCTATAGGTGAACAATTCTTCATCCCGAATCTTTCAAGAATTCTTTCAATGTAGGCTCTTTGAGACAGTCCAAGTAATCTTTGGGATCTATCTCTGTGAATCTCTATGCCAATGACATAAGAGGCTTCACCCATATCCTTCATCCTAAAATTCTGGATAAGGAACGATTTAGTCTCGTGCAACAACCCCAAATCACTACTTGCAAGTaaaatatcatccacatataggacTAGAAAAATATATTTGCTCCCACTTATCTTAAGGTATATACACTAATCAATGGTGTTCTCCGTAAATCCAAATGAAGAAACAACATTATGAAATTTAATATACCATTGGCGGGAAGCCTGCTTTTGCccataaatagatttattcaacTTGCAAACAAGGTGTCCTTATCACAAAATTCTTCAGGCTAACATATGTATACCTCTTCTTCAAGATCTCCATTCAGAAAAAGTTGTTTTCACATCCATGTGATGTAACTCTAAATTAGAATGATCTACTAATGCCATGATTATTCTCAATGAATCATTCTTTGATACTGGAGAGAAGATTTCACGGTAATTAATGCCTTCTATTTGAGTAAAACCCTTGGCTACAAGCCTGAGTTTATATTGTTCGATATTACCAGATGAATCTCTTTTAGTTTTAAAAACCCATTTGGAACCTATAATAAAGGCTCAATTTGGTAATTCGACGAATTCCCAGACTTTATTTTTAGCTATATATTCCAActcttctttcatggcatcatACCAAAGTGTGGAGTTTTCTCCACTCATGGTCTATGAAAACGAGCATGGATTATCTTTTAGTCCAATATCATAATCAGACTCTTGGAGATATACAACGCAGTCACTAGAAATTGCTGGTTTTTGAACTCTTGAGGATTTTCTTACTCCCACTGGTTCAAACACTTCTTCAGTGGGTTCAGGTAAAACGGGTTGATCTTCATGTGTCTCCTCGAGTGGTGGTGGCTTTTGAACTTGTTGTTGTTCGGGCAATTCATGAGAAGTTTTTTAGCAACATTCAAGTTCCCAATATATAAAGGTACCACATGTGGTTCCCTTATTTCTTCCAATTCCACCATTTAAGTCAAATCACTCCCACTTTATTCATGTTCCTCAAGAAATTTAGCATTTCTAGCCTCAACAATTTTAGGAGAATGAGAAGGGCAATAAAACCTAAATCCCTTAGAGTTAACTGCATAGCCTATAAA contains:
- the LOC117279830 gene encoding secreted RxLR effector protein 161-like, yielding MGEASYVIGIEIHRDRSQRLLGLSQRAYIERILERFGMKNCSPIAALIIKGDKFSLNQCPQNALKREQMKDIPYTSLVGSLRYAQVCTRPDIAFAVGMLGRYQSNPGVDRWKAGKRILRYLQGTKDFKLTYKYSDSVEVIGYSDFDLGGCKDTGKSTSGYIFLLGGGVVSWKSVKRIIVATSTMEAEFIACYEATSHAL